Proteins encoded together in one Cellulomonas gilvus ATCC 13127 window:
- a CDS encoding methyl-accepting chemotaxis protein produces MDAIQVETAAHEEGAAQSAAAAADLERRSQITVVSVVLVGTAVALVLGLVVARSLRRRLGGAVAALEATGNGDLTVTVEASGGDEVGQLGTAITRTQEKLRGLLTGVAETAQTVAAASEELAAASGEVSDQAQETSAQAGVVAAAAEQVSRNVQAVAAGAEQMGASIREIAQNATEAAKVAGQATAVAATTNETVAKLGVSSQEIGNVVKVITTIAEQTNLLALNATIEAARAGEAGKGFAVVAGEVKELANETAKATEDIARRVEAIQQDTTGAVAAIGEIAHIIASINDYQLTIASAVEEQTATTNEMSRGVAEAATGSGEIAVNITGVATSAHSSSDVLSQVGASVSELARLSEELRGRVNAFTY; encoded by the coding sequence ATGGACGCGATCCAGGTGGAGACCGCCGCGCACGAGGAGGGTGCCGCACAGTCGGCGGCCGCAGCCGCGGACCTCGAGCGCCGCTCGCAGATCACGGTCGTGTCCGTGGTGCTCGTCGGCACGGCCGTCGCGCTCGTGCTCGGCCTCGTGGTCGCGCGCTCGCTGCGCCGCCGGCTCGGTGGCGCGGTCGCCGCGCTCGAGGCCACGGGCAACGGCGACCTCACGGTCACGGTCGAGGCGTCCGGCGGCGACGAGGTGGGTCAGCTCGGCACCGCGATCACGCGCACGCAGGAGAAGCTGCGCGGCCTGCTCACGGGCGTCGCCGAGACCGCGCAGACGGTCGCGGCCGCCTCGGAGGAGCTCGCTGCTGCCTCGGGCGAGGTCTCGGACCAGGCGCAGGAGACCTCGGCGCAGGCCGGCGTCGTGGCGGCCGCCGCCGAGCAGGTGTCCCGCAACGTGCAGGCCGTCGCGGCCGGTGCCGAGCAGATGGGCGCCTCGATCCGCGAGATCGCGCAGAACGCCACCGAGGCCGCCAAGGTCGCGGGTCAGGCCACCGCGGTCGCGGCGACCACCAACGAGACCGTCGCCAAGCTGGGCGTCTCCTCGCAGGAGATCGGCAACGTCGTCAAGGTCATCACCACGATCGCGGAGCAGACCAACCTGCTCGCGCTCAACGCGACCATCGAGGCCGCACGTGCCGGTGAGGCCGGCAAGGGCTTCGCGGTCGTGGCCGGTGAGGTCAAGGAGCTCGCCAACGAGACCGCCAAGGCCACCGAGGACATCGCGCGCCGCGTCGAGGCCATCCAGCAGGACACCACGGGCGCGGTCGCGGCGATCGGGGAGATCGCCCACATCATCGCGTCGATCAACGACTACCAGCTCACCATCGCCTCGGCGGTCGAGGAGCAGACCGCCACCACGAACGAGATGTCCCGCGGCGTGGCCGAGGCGGCCACCGGCTCGGGCGAGATCGCCGTCAACATCACCGGTGTCGCCACGTCGGCGCACTCCTCGTCGGACGTGCTCAGCCAGGTCGGGGCGTCGGTCTCGGAGCTCGCCCGGCTGTCCGAGGAGCTGCGCGGCCGCGTCAACGCGTTCACGTACTGA
- a CDS encoding phosphate ABC transporter ATP-binding protein, whose amino-acid sequence MVLPPVAQPPERAAMEARDVSAWFGSHKVLERVSLVIPAGQVTALIGPSGCGKSTFLRILNRMHELVPSAALAGQVLLEGEDIYDPGRRVTHARRHVGMVFQKPNPFPAMSIQDNVTAGLALTGVRVSARERADLVEECLTRAGLWSEVKDRLRAPGGGLSGGQQQRLCIARSLAVRPRVLLMDEPCSALDPTSTRRVEETIAALRGEVTIVIVTHNMQQAARVSDRCAFFLAEAGTPGGIVEHGPTPAMFGTPRDQRTSDYVNGRFG is encoded by the coding sequence ATGGTGCTGCCGCCCGTGGCGCAGCCTCCCGAGCGTGCGGCCATGGAGGCGCGGGACGTGTCCGCGTGGTTCGGCTCGCACAAGGTGCTCGAGCGCGTCTCGCTGGTGATCCCCGCGGGGCAGGTGACCGCGTTGATCGGCCCGTCGGGGTGCGGCAAGTCCACGTTCCTGCGCATCCTCAACCGCATGCACGAGCTCGTGCCGTCGGCCGCGCTGGCCGGTCAGGTGCTGCTCGAGGGCGAGGACATCTACGACCCGGGCCGCCGCGTCACGCACGCGCGCCGCCACGTCGGCATGGTGTTCCAGAAGCCCAACCCGTTCCCCGCGATGTCCATCCAGGACAACGTCACCGCAGGGCTCGCGCTGACCGGCGTGCGCGTCTCCGCGCGTGAGCGCGCCGACCTGGTCGAGGAGTGCCTGACCCGCGCGGGCCTGTGGTCCGAGGTCAAGGACCGCCTGCGCGCCCCGGGCGGCGGCCTGTCCGGCGGTCAGCAGCAGCGTCTGTGCATCGCGCGCAGCCTCGCGGTCCGGCCGCGCGTGCTCCTCATGGACGAGCCGTGCTCCGCGCTCGACCCGACGTCCACGCGGCGCGTCGAGGAGACCATCGCGGCGCTGCGCGGTGAGGTCACCATCGTGATCGTCACGCACAACATGCAGCAGGCCGCGCGCGTCTCGGACCGGTGCGCATTCTTCCTGGCGGAGGCAGGGACACCGGGCGGGATCGTCGAGCACGGGCCGACGCCCGCGATGTTCGGCACGCCCCGCGACCAGCGGACGTCCGACTACGTCAACGGCCGCTTCGGCTGA
- a CDS encoding ScbR family autoregulator-binding transcription factor, whose protein sequence is MAQQARAIATRRAIIEAAATEFIEHGFTGASIADIAERSGATKGAMYFHFRSKELLAQAVIEQQQEANAALQEQFVTSDLSALAILVSMVRELGLQMKNDVVVLAAMRLAVEIPESEQGTGATYEAWAAPTEVVIEHAIAQGDIRDTLEPGTLSRLLVASFTGIQTVSFATTRLDDLMPRLREMWTVMLPGIVAPGREHIIPDVLQRA, encoded by the coding sequence GTGGCGCAGCAGGCGAGGGCGATCGCTACGCGCCGCGCGATCATCGAGGCCGCAGCGACGGAGTTCATCGAGCACGGCTTCACGGGCGCGAGCATCGCGGACATCGCGGAGCGCTCGGGTGCGACCAAGGGTGCGATGTACTTCCACTTCCGCTCCAAGGAGCTGCTCGCGCAGGCCGTGATCGAGCAGCAGCAGGAGGCCAACGCCGCGCTGCAGGAGCAGTTCGTGACCAGCGACCTGAGCGCGCTCGCGATCCTCGTCTCGATGGTGCGTGAGCTGGGCCTGCAGATGAAGAACGACGTGGTGGTCCTGGCCGCGATGCGCCTGGCCGTGGAGATCCCGGAGTCGGAGCAGGGCACGGGCGCGACGTACGAGGCGTGGGCGGCTCCCACCGAGGTGGTCATCGAGCACGCGATCGCGCAGGGTGACATCCGGGACACGCTCGAGCCCGGCACGCTGTCCCGCCTGCTCGTCGCCTCGTTCACCGGCATCCAGACCGTCTCGTTCGCGACGACGCGGCTCGACGACCTCATGCCGCGGCTGCGTGAGATGTGGACCGTGATGCTCCCGGGCATCGTCGCGCCCGGTCGCGAGCACATCATCCCGGACGTCCTGCAGCGCGCCTGA
- a CDS encoding M20/M25/M40 family metallo-hydrolase, translated as MMRTLARADDAIGSAHAAERARDLYRELHRMPELSGRERETAALVAARLVDSGAQVRTRVGGHGVVGVLSNGPGPVVALRAELDGLAVAESTGLPYASDRRTSLDGRQVGVSHACGHDVHMAAVLSAVEHLAATRAQWQGTVLTVFQPAQESGKGAAAMVADGLFEREPAPHVLLAQHVRPDPLGVITLTSGAMLTSSVTLTVTVHGTGGHVGATHGTVDVVAVLLDLLATARDLASDAGVSFAVSAVHGGASQNTYPQTVRADVALRGDDERALDVLVESVTALARHVSVRSGCPRPVEVAAGTRFGPVRNDPVATERVHHSLVAGGVPTYPLHRPSAAGDDVATLVTAAGCPLVYWFIGAMDPDAFDTDALARIGRGERPAGVPANHAPEFAPHLDAVVHATRALLVAAEPWLT; from the coding sequence ATGATGCGCACCCTCGCCCGCGCGGACGACGCGATCGGCTCCGCGCACGCCGCGGAACGGGCCCGCGACCTGTACCGCGAGCTGCACCGCATGCCCGAGCTGAGCGGACGCGAGCGGGAGACCGCCGCACTGGTGGCTGCCCGGCTCGTCGACAGCGGCGCGCAGGTGCGGACGCGCGTGGGCGGCCACGGCGTCGTCGGCGTGCTCAGCAACGGACCGGGGCCGGTGGTGGCGCTGCGCGCCGAGCTCGACGGTCTCGCGGTGGCCGAGTCGACCGGGCTGCCGTACGCGTCCGACCGGCGCACGTCGTTGGACGGGCGGCAGGTGGGCGTCTCGCACGCATGCGGGCACGACGTGCACATGGCGGCCGTGCTGAGCGCGGTCGAGCACCTGGCGGCCACGCGCGCGCAGTGGCAGGGCACGGTGCTGACCGTGTTCCAGCCGGCCCAGGAGTCCGGGAAGGGTGCGGCCGCGATGGTCGCGGACGGGTTGTTCGAGCGTGAGCCGGCCCCGCACGTGCTGCTGGCCCAGCACGTGCGACCCGATCCGCTGGGGGTCATCACGCTCACCTCGGGTGCGATGCTCACGTCCTCGGTCACGCTCACGGTCACGGTCCACGGCACGGGCGGCCACGTCGGGGCGACGCACGGCACGGTCGACGTGGTCGCGGTCCTGCTGGACCTGCTGGCGACCGCGCGCGACCTCGCGTCCGACGCGGGCGTCTCGTTCGCGGTGAGCGCGGTGCACGGCGGTGCGTCGCAGAACACCTACCCGCAGACGGTGCGCGCCGACGTCGCGCTGCGCGGCGACGACGAGCGCGCGCTCGACGTCCTGGTCGAGTCCGTCACGGCGCTCGCGCGGCACGTGAGCGTGCGCTCGGGGTGCCCGCGGCCGGTCGAGGTCGCGGCCGGCACGCGGTTCGGCCCGGTGCGCAACGACCCGGTGGCGACCGAACGCGTGCACCACAGCCTGGTGGCGGGCGGTGTGCCGACGTACCCGCTGCACCGGCCGTCGGCGGCCGGCGACGACGTCGCGACGCTGGTCACGGCCGCGGGCTGCCCGCTGGTCTACTGGTTCATCGGGGCCATGGACCCGGACGCGTTCGACACCGACGCGCTCGCGCGGATCGGCCGGGGGGAGCGCCCGGCAGGAGTGCCGGCCAACCACGCGCCCGAGTTCGCGCCGCACCTGGACGCCGTGGTGCACGCGACGCGCGCGCTCCTGGTGGCCGCCGAGCCCTGGCTCACCTGA
- a CDS encoding AfsA-related hotdog domain-containing protein codes for MRERTGIERKHVHKLDASAVLVTGVRAGAAPEGADDDGPGIAVGSSWHVAIELPLDVAHPVYAHQSATLLGLEAFRQAGTALAHLGGGVPLDHKFIATRIAMEWTQDLSGVTGLVPASIEFRTVRAEHRRGVLVRHVFDATVTVGDAVVAQASGDLQCVDPRVHARLRSGAPTWEEAEQRHDLAALGSVRTTADGLDAWLGWDADDRMVFDHGVDHIPAMHLARAAMTAHHLLTADTAVTSLDVRCSRYVDLGAPADVHATRTAAGTQTSFAQGGHVAATVTCASAALPPLSRPAEVPARALV; via the coding sequence ATGCGCGAGCGGACCGGTATCGAGCGCAAGCACGTGCACAAGCTCGACGCGTCGGCAGTGCTGGTCACCGGGGTCCGCGCCGGCGCGGCTCCCGAGGGCGCCGACGACGACGGCCCCGGCATAGCCGTCGGCTCGTCCTGGCACGTGGCCATCGAGCTGCCGCTCGACGTCGCGCACCCCGTCTACGCGCACCAGAGCGCGACGCTGCTGGGCCTCGAGGCGTTCCGCCAGGCCGGCACGGCGCTCGCGCACCTCGGCGGCGGCGTCCCGCTGGACCACAAGTTCATCGCGACGCGGATCGCGATGGAGTGGACGCAGGACCTGTCCGGCGTCACGGGGCTGGTGCCCGCCTCGATCGAGTTCCGCACGGTGCGCGCCGAGCACCGCCGCGGCGTCCTGGTGCGGCACGTGTTCGACGCGACCGTGACGGTCGGGGACGCCGTGGTCGCACAGGCCTCGGGCGACCTGCAGTGCGTGGACCCGCGCGTGCACGCACGGCTGCGCTCGGGTGCCCCCACCTGGGAGGAGGCCGAGCAGCGGCACGACCTCGCCGCGCTGGGCTCGGTGCGCACCACGGCCGACGGCCTGGACGCGTGGCTCGGCTGGGACGCGGACGACCGCATGGTGTTCGACCACGGCGTGGACCACATCCCCGCGATGCACCTGGCCCGGGCGGCCATGACGGCGCACCACCTGCTCACCGCGGACACCGCCGTCACGTCGCTCGACGTCCGCTGCTCGCGCTACGTGGACCTGGGCGCGCCCGCGGACGTGCACGCCACGCGGACCGCGGCCGGGACGCAGACCTCGTTCGCCCAGGGTGGCCACGTCGCCGCCACGGTCACGTGCGCGAGCGCCGCTCTCCCGCCGTTGAGCCGCCCGGCCGAGGTGCCCGCGAGAGCGCTGGTCTGA
- a CDS encoding VOC family protein produces the protein MPRIGRTTVLVSDQDAAIDFYTRALGFRVLFDATLETGFRSVHVGPGAVGDPGLWLVASSSDRVGAQTGGESLLVLYSEDLDADLARLADVGVQPHVGPAGAPGGRYAHVRDPWGTELVLVDAPPPGL, from the coding sequence GTGCCCCGCATCGGCCGGACGACCGTGCTCGTGAGCGACCAGGACGCAGCGATCGACTTCTACACGCGCGCGCTGGGGTTCCGTGTGCTGTTCGACGCGACGCTCGAGACCGGGTTCCGCTCCGTGCACGTCGGCCCGGGCGCGGTGGGCGACCCGGGCCTGTGGCTCGTCGCCTCGTCGTCGGACCGCGTGGGGGCGCAGACCGGCGGTGAGTCGCTGCTGGTGCTGTACAGCGAGGACCTGGACGCCGACCTGGCGCGCCTGGCCGACGTGGGCGTGCAGCCGCACGTCGGGCCCGCGGGGGCGCCGGGCGGGCGCTACGCGCACGTGCGGGACCCGTGGGGCACCGAGCTCGTGCTGGTGGACGCGCCGCCGCCCGGCCTCTGA
- a CDS encoding sortase → MTTTAHRLDTALVPVPPSERSRLLGATSAIVAALAVGVVAGAVLLSPLHHARDQRLARADLRYDLANGTAPVGQVTPSDELVAPGTPVAILQIPRLGVDEVVLEGTTSSVLKSGAGHRRDTVLPGQAGPSVLMGRANAYGGVLGRIDQLRPGDTVRTTTGQGEATFTVTGVRRAGDPLPDPLGPGDGRLTLVSASGARWLPDELVRVDAELVTPSFPTPVSVLAAPVLGDDEQAFVGQSSAWPTFLLGLTALAAAAVLLVVMRRWWGRWQAWVVGLPVVALCAALTVDQLFSLLPNLV, encoded by the coding sequence ATGACCACCACCGCCCACCGCCTGGACACCGCCCTCGTCCCCGTCCCACCGAGCGAGCGCTCCCGCCTGCTCGGTGCGACGTCGGCGATCGTGGCCGCCCTCGCGGTGGGCGTGGTGGCCGGCGCGGTCCTGCTCTCGCCGCTGCACCACGCGCGCGACCAGCGGCTCGCGCGGGCCGACCTCCGGTACGACCTGGCCAACGGCACCGCGCCCGTCGGCCAGGTCACCCCGTCCGACGAGCTGGTCGCCCCGGGCACGCCCGTCGCGATCCTGCAGATCCCCCGCCTGGGGGTCGACGAGGTGGTGCTCGAGGGGACCACGTCGTCGGTGCTCAAGTCGGGGGCCGGTCACCGCCGGGACACCGTCCTGCCGGGTCAGGCCGGGCCGAGCGTGCTCATGGGCCGCGCGAACGCGTACGGCGGCGTGCTCGGCCGGATCGACCAGCTGCGCCCCGGTGACACCGTCCGCACGACCACGGGTCAGGGTGAGGCGACGTTCACGGTCACGGGGGTCCGGCGCGCGGGCGACCCGCTGCCCGACCCGCTCGGCCCGGGTGACGGCCGGCTCACGCTCGTCAGTGCGAGCGGCGCGCGCTGGCTGCCCGACGAGCTCGTCCGCGTGGACGCCGAGCTCGTCACGCCTTCGTTCCCCACACCCGTGAGCGTGCTCGCGGCACCCGTCCTGGGCGACGACGAGCAGGCGTTCGTCGGTCAGTCGTCGGCGTGGCCCACGTTCCTGCTGGGCCTGACCGCGCTCGCGGCCGCGGCCGTGCTGCTGGTGGTCATGCGGCGGTGGTGGGGCCGGTGGCAGGCCTGGGTCGTGGGACTGCCCGTGGTCGCGCTGTGCGCGGCGCTCACGGTGGACCAGCTGTTCTCGTTGCTGCCGAACCTGGTGTGA
- a CDS encoding YcaO-like family protein — translation MDVIVTEHVPDAVDAALRTGRARLRVRAGELSISAHGSHVLVGPLLPADTAGDASADDPTGCLECALAWRADVAPHQVGGPPTDVGLDWSATVEALVASVVADGPAAWQRRVLALDRATGTLTPHRFLVHPACIVCSAAWEPPAPLDVTTPQPARPATLRTRSFDRSALRTWLSDTQFGPVTRVRPRGDQVLVEVESVVPGRARREIGRARGTTYAAAEVGAYLEVLERMLGGYRRPSVPVVVASWQEVAHQAVDPRTLGGHVPELFTRSAQVEPFAPRTTTSWVWGRSTREDRPVLVPEHVAFCQERGVGARFLHETTAACAIGATREEAVLHALLRTVERDAFLLAWYSRARLVEIAPQAGSALDHGRRLLARHGARLRVLDLTTDFGVPVALAVATSDDEQAVRSGRVPAVTYACSAAADPANAVRGAVRRCTTTVLAHSRGVGEHERSGRPRLHDDFDRVCSDQDRTELHASWEARRLGAFLEHPAAVVAETEHAALPGLPGRDVAHALGVLLERTHGLGMDAIVIDQSQPELVEAVGLHVVKVLVPGTVPRTEGHALRRTVGLPRLAAGATILRGARTWTDDPRPNPVPHP, via the coding sequence GTGGACGTGATCGTCACGGAGCACGTCCCCGACGCGGTCGACGCCGCGCTGCGCACGGGACGCGCACGGCTGCGCGTGCGTGCGGGCGAGCTCTCGATCTCGGCGCACGGCAGCCACGTGCTCGTCGGACCGCTGCTGCCCGCCGACACCGCGGGCGACGCGTCGGCCGACGACCCGACCGGCTGCCTCGAGTGCGCGCTCGCGTGGCGGGCCGACGTGGCGCCGCACCAGGTCGGCGGACCGCCCACCGACGTCGGCCTGGACTGGTCCGCGACCGTGGAGGCGCTCGTGGCGAGCGTCGTCGCCGACGGGCCCGCCGCGTGGCAGCGTCGCGTGCTCGCGCTCGACCGCGCGACCGGCACCCTGACGCCCCACCGCTTCCTGGTGCACCCCGCGTGCATCGTGTGCTCGGCCGCGTGGGAGCCGCCGGCCCCGCTCGACGTGACGACGCCCCAGCCCGCCCGGCCCGCGACGCTGCGCACGCGCTCGTTCGACCGCAGCGCGCTGCGCACGTGGTTGTCGGACACGCAGTTCGGTCCCGTGACGCGCGTCCGCCCGCGCGGCGACCAGGTGCTGGTCGAGGTCGAGTCGGTGGTGCCGGGCCGCGCGCGGCGGGAGATCGGGCGTGCCCGCGGCACCACGTACGCGGCCGCGGAGGTGGGTGCCTACCTCGAGGTGCTCGAGCGCATGCTCGGCGGGTACCGCCGCCCGTCGGTGCCCGTGGTCGTGGCGTCGTGGCAGGAGGTCGCGCACCAGGCGGTCGACCCGCGCACGCTCGGCGGGCACGTCCCCGAGCTGTTCACGCGGTCCGCGCAGGTCGAGCCGTTCGCACCGCGCACGACCACCAGCTGGGTGTGGGGCAGGTCGACGCGTGAGGACCGCCCCGTGCTGGTGCCCGAGCACGTCGCGTTCTGCCAGGAGCGCGGCGTGGGCGCACGGTTCCTGCACGAGACGACGGCCGCGTGCGCGATCGGGGCGACGCGTGAGGAGGCCGTGCTGCACGCGCTGCTGCGCACCGTCGAGCGTGACGCGTTCCTGCTCGCCTGGTACTCGCGGGCTCGCCTGGTCGAGATCGCACCGCAGGCGGGCAGCGCGCTGGACCACGGTCGCCGGCTGCTGGCCCGGCACGGCGCCCGGCTGCGCGTGCTGGACCTCACGACCGACTTCGGGGTGCCGGTCGCGCTCGCGGTCGCCACGTCCGACGACGAGCAGGCGGTGCGCTCCGGGCGCGTGCCTGCCGTCACCTATGCGTGCAGCGCCGCCGCGGACCCGGCCAACGCCGTCCGTGGCGCCGTGCGGCGCTGCACCACCACCGTGCTCGCCCACAGCAGGGGGGTGGGCGAGCACGAGCGGTCGGGTCGTCCGAGGCTGCACGACGACTTCGACCGGGTGTGCTCCGACCAGGACCGCACCGAGCTGCACGCGTCGTGGGAGGCGCGGCGGCTCGGTGCGTTCCTGGAGCATCCGGCCGCCGTGGTCGCCGAGACCGAGCACGCGGCGCTGCCGGGCCTGCCCGGCCGGGACGTCGCGCACGCGCTCGGCGTGCTGCTCGAGCGCACGCACGGGCTGGGCATGGACGCGATCGTGATCGACCAGAGCCAGCCCGAGCTCGTCGAGGCGGTCGGGCTGCACGTCGTCAAGGTGCTCGTGCCCGGGACCGTGCCCCGCACGGAGGGGCACGCCCTGCGCCGCACCGTCGGTCTGCCGCGGCTCGCGGCGGGCGCCACCATCCTGAGAGGAGCCCGGACATGGACCGACGACCCGCGACCCAACCCGGTGCCGCACCCGTGA
- a CDS encoding MCP four helix bundle domain-containing protein encodes MARAGGRLWADASVRTKIVWVVVVMTVAAALGAVVSARALSDLGTSIDELYAQRVTPLSQLTEIQRAFQGDRARVIQYGIADEATRAELATELAERRADLDAQVEAYRPAADDPAAVDALVDAFDAY; translated from the coding sequence GTGGCACGCGCAGGAGGTCGTCTGTGGGCCGACGCATCGGTCCGCACGAAGATCGTCTGGGTGGTCGTCGTCATGACGGTCGCGGCGGCGCTGGGTGCGGTCGTCTCCGCGCGGGCGCTGAGCGACCTGGGGACCTCGATCGACGAGCTGTACGCGCAGCGCGTCACGCCGCTGTCCCAGCTGACCGAGATCCAGCGCGCGTTCCAGGGTGACCGTGCACGCGTGATCCAGTACGGCATCGCGGACGAGGCGACGCGGGCCGAGCTGGCCACCGAGCTCGCCGAGCGGCGCGCCGACCTGGACGCGCAGGTCGAGGCGTACCGTCCGGCCGCCGACGACCCCGCGGCGGTCGACGCGCTCGTCGACGCGTTCGACGCGTACTAA
- a CDS encoding Ig-like domain repeat protein, which produces MKVSTFGRIGLTAGVVALVVGTVGTPALADPPAGTFGTLAGLGSDTTQDVVGGLATAIGGGVLASYDATGSATVTTRSGGTAVPRANNSGGGRDLLRVAIGQTETASIPVFGSTPSTVTTAQLAGQVQFARSSSGPSSSDVTPEGVLTYVPFAIDAVSYATAPDSVIPANLTKAQLVSIYKGEYTQVVVNGGATSLQGPSYVPVPGDTVTAITSFLPAAGSGTRSYWLGQMGITEQQIADGTYPNLKAVDFAGAGVQEHKGAALVSGTVAQNAGAIAPFSIAQWVAQGNAKVTDHRAGVHINGVNGVVPTTGDEAAHTLALNPAFNAYTRPVYNVVPSVLADDPTSQVARTFVGTGSLVCQETATITAYGFGLLSGSVSCGDTTTRAYRPSTSQTSVTLASATAVAGSPVGVDVAVTSVGDGGGTVRLYSATDTLLGSVAVPAGAATASGTFTPTSAGALAVRGVFVPRLAGVAASESPAQQLTVTAPAVSSTTRVTVSSPRVVGRAFTATATVTATKPVPGTVTFFDGTTKLGTVSIASGKTTAALAIKATKTAYALKAVYAPAGAATVKGSTSAVVKVAVAKATAKLAVTAPTSIAKGKAATVKVTVTATGVSPTGKVTVKEGAKVLGTATLKAGKATLTVKGLKVGSHKLVVTYAGSATVAKASVTKTVKVV; this is translated from the coding sequence ATGAAGGTCTCCACCTTCGGGCGGATCGGCCTGACCGCGGGCGTCGTCGCGCTCGTCGTCGGCACGGTCGGCACCCCCGCGCTCGCGGACCCGCCGGCCGGCACGTTCGGCACGCTCGCCGGGCTCGGCTCGGACACGACGCAGGACGTCGTGGGCGGTCTGGCCACCGCGATCGGCGGCGGCGTGCTCGCGTCCTACGACGCGACCGGCTCGGCGACCGTGACCACGCGCTCGGGCGGCACGGCCGTCCCGCGCGCCAACAACTCGGGTGGCGGCCGTGACCTGCTGCGCGTCGCGATCGGCCAGACCGAGACCGCGTCGATCCCGGTGTTCGGCTCGACCCCGTCGACCGTGACCACGGCCCAGCTGGCCGGTCAGGTGCAGTTCGCGCGCTCGTCGAGCGGCCCGTCCAGCAGCGACGTGACCCCCGAGGGCGTCCTGACCTACGTGCCGTTCGCGATCGACGCGGTCTCCTACGCGACCGCACCCGACTCGGTGATCCCCGCGAACCTCACGAAGGCGCAGCTCGTCTCGATCTACAAGGGCGAGTACACGCAGGTCGTCGTGAACGGAGGCGCGACCTCGCTGCAGGGCCCGTCCTACGTGCCGGTGCCCGGTGACACGGTCACCGCGATCACGTCGTTCCTGCCCGCCGCGGGCTCCGGGACGCGCTCCTACTGGCTGGGCCAGATGGGCATCACCGAGCAGCAGATCGCCGACGGCACCTACCCGAACCTCAAGGCCGTGGACTTCGCGGGCGCCGGGGTGCAGGAGCACAAGGGCGCGGCGCTGGTCTCCGGCACGGTCGCGCAGAACGCGGGCGCGATCGCGCCGTTCTCGATCGCGCAGTGGGTCGCGCAGGGCAACGCGAAGGTGACCGACCACCGCGCGGGCGTGCACATCAACGGCGTCAACGGCGTGGTCCCCACCACGGGCGACGAGGCCGCGCACACGCTCGCGCTCAACCCCGCGTTCAACGCCTACACGCGCCCCGTCTACAACGTGGTGCCGTCGGTCCTGGCCGACGACCCGACGTCGCAGGTCGCGCGCACGTTCGTCGGCACCGGCTCGCTGGTCTGCCAGGAGACGGCGACCATCACGGCCTACGGGTTCGGCCTGCTCTCGGGCAGCGTGAGCTGCGGCGACACCACGACGCGCGCCTACCGTCCCTCGACGAGCCAGACGAGCGTGACCCTGGCGAGCGCGACCGCGGTGGCGGGCAGCCCCGTGGGCGTCGACGTCGCGGTGACGTCGGTCGGCGACGGCGGTGGCACGGTCCGCCTGTACTCGGCGACCGACACGCTGCTCGGCTCGGTGGCGGTGCCCGCGGGCGCCGCGACCGCCTCGGGGACGTTCACGCCCACGTCGGCCGGTGCGCTCGCGGTGCGCGGCGTGTTCGTGCCGCGCCTGGCGGGTGTGGCCGCATCCGAGTCGCCCGCGCAGCAGCTGACGGTGACCGCACCCGCGGTCTCCTCGACGACGCGCGTGACGGTCAGCTCGCCGCGCGTCGTGGGCCGTGCGTTCACCGCCACGGCCACGGTGACCGCGACCAAGCCCGTGCCCGGCACGGTCACGTTCTTCGACGGCACGACGAAGCTCGGCACGGTCTCGATCGCGTCGGGCAAGACCACCGCCGCGCTCGCGATCAAGGCCACCAAGACCGCGTACGCGCTCAAGGCCGTCTACGCCCCGGCCGGCGCCGCGACCGTCAAGGGCAGCACCAGCGCGGTCGTGAAGGTGGCCGTCGCCAAGGCCACCGCCAAGCTCGCGGTCACCGCGCCGACGAGCATCGCGAAGGGCAAGGCGGCGACCGTGAAGGTCACCGTCACCGCGACGGGCGTGAGCCCCACGGGCAAGGTCACGGTCAAGGAGGGCGCGAAGGTCCTCGGCACCGCGACGCTCAAGGCCGGCAAGGCGACGCTCACGGTCAAGGGCCTCAAGGTCGGCTCGCACAAGCTCGTGGTGACCTACGCGGGCAGTGCGACCGTCGCCAAGGCCTCGGTCACCAAGACCGTCAAGGTGGTCTGA